A genomic region of Trichothermofontia sichuanensis B231 contains the following coding sequences:
- a CDS encoding DEAD/DEAH box helicase: protein MQLRDYQIEFLDRLYQAIRNGATKIACVAPTGSGKTVLMAQIAQHIVQGNCRVLILVHLDVLVGQTYDKLQQFGLAAKCGFIKAGWPEEREAPVQIASIQTMSKRQWWRSWPADVVIYDEAHQTLFAKVGQTVRYETHPQAIILAFTATPYRLSKHEGLGDHLDTLIAAPTPAELQRLGMLAPMRYFGLPVADQVDLAGVRTIAGDYAESDLKNACDRPALIQRIVEEWQRLTPGKRTIAFCVDIPHAEHVAAAFQQAGVPAAVVSGEMPVADRQRLYESLGQGELLVLTSCNVISIGFDRPEVEVGLLLRPTQSLALHHQQIGRVMRIAPGKTSGTILDQAGNLLRLGFPEDLDAYTLTRGETASGASIIPKRQCPQCNCICHAALPRCPACGVEFPNLATAVINEADLVEVLSQYEREASPAIRQQIHHYRQLRQRGYQQRQDPTWAALQFRQTFGVLPKRSWSKGAIFGHTPTQRDYETYLTHLNQLAIAQGKHYSWVHQEFLDEFGADASHWIAAQMQTRVRPALAAAQRSGYGPTSYPVLR, encoded by the coding sequence ATGCAACTGCGGGATTATCAAATTGAATTCCTCGATCGGCTCTACCAAGCGATTCGCAACGGGGCTACTAAAATCGCCTGCGTCGCCCCCACCGGATCGGGGAAAACGGTCCTCATGGCGCAAATTGCCCAGCATATTGTCCAGGGGAATTGTCGCGTCTTGATCCTGGTCCATCTGGATGTGTTGGTGGGCCAAACCTACGATAAGCTGCAACAGTTTGGGCTGGCGGCTAAGTGTGGCTTTATTAAAGCGGGCTGGCCGGAAGAGCGCGAGGCCCCGGTCCAAATCGCTTCCATCCAAACCATGAGTAAGCGCCAGTGGTGGCGATCGTGGCCAGCCGATGTGGTGATCTACGATGAGGCTCACCAGACCCTCTTTGCCAAAGTCGGGCAAACCGTTCGCTACGAAACCCATCCCCAGGCTATTATCCTGGCCTTTACCGCCACCCCCTACCGCCTCAGTAAACACGAGGGGTTGGGCGATCACCTGGATACGCTGATTGCAGCTCCCACCCCGGCGGAGTTGCAACGGTTGGGGATGTTGGCCCCCATGCGCTACTTTGGCCTGCCGGTGGCGGATCAGGTTGACCTTGCGGGTGTCCGCACGATCGCCGGGGATTATGCCGAATCGGATTTGAAAAATGCCTGCGATCGTCCAGCGCTGATTCAACGCATTGTTGAAGAATGGCAACGCCTAACACCGGGCAAACGCACGATCGCTTTTTGTGTGGATATTCCCCATGCCGAACACGTGGCGGCTGCCTTTCAACAGGCCGGCGTCCCGGCGGCAGTGGTGTCGGGGGAAATGCCTGTGGCCGATCGCCAACGGTTGTACGAGAGCCTTGGTCAGGGTGAGCTATTGGTCTTGACCAGTTGTAATGTGATTAGTATCGGCTTCGATCGTCCGGAAGTCGAAGTCGGTTTGCTCCTGCGTCCGACCCAGAGTTTAGCACTACACCACCAGCAAATTGGCCGGGTGATGCGGATTGCACCGGGGAAAACCAGCGGCACCATCCTGGATCAGGCGGGCAATTTGCTCCGGTTAGGCTTTCCAGAAGATTTAGATGCCTATACCCTCACCCGTGGGGAAACCGCTAGTGGGGCAAGCATCATTCCCAAACGCCAATGCCCACAATGTAATTGTATCTGCCATGCCGCACTTCCCCGGTGTCCGGCCTGTGGGGTTGAGTTCCCCAACCTAGCCACGGCAGTCATCAACGAAGCCGATCTGGTAGAAGTCCTTTCCCAGTACGAGCGGGAAGCCTCCCCAGCCATTCGACAACAAATTCACCACTATCGCCAACTTCGCCAGCGGGGCTATCAACAACGCCAAGACCCCACCTGGGCCGCACTCCAGTTCCGCCAGACCTTTGGCGTGCTTCCCAAGCGCTCCTGGTCCAAGGGCGCTATTTTCGGCCATACCCCCACCCAACGGGACTATGAAACCTATCTGACGCACCTCAACCAACTGGCGATCGCCCAGGGCAAACACTATAGCTGGGTTCATCAGGAATTCCTGGATGAATTTGGAGCCGATGCCTCCCACTGGATTGCAGCCCAGATGCAAACACGGGTTAGACCAGCCTTAGCCGCGGCCCAGCGATCAGGCTATGGGCCAACCAGTTATCCCGTTCTGCGTTAA
- the tsaE gene encoding tRNA (adenosine(37)-N6)-threonylcarbamoyltransferase complex ATPase subunit type 1 TsaE gives MITQCLPTAAATRSLGESLGRSLPAGSVLCLQGDLGSGKTTLVQGLGIGLGITEAIDSPTFTLINEYVGGRLPLYHFDLYRLEPADVVTLAPEIYWEGIETEPGIVAIEWSERLPYHPDTYLHIHLQADDGAAQGDPGRMAILTPVGSFVLPPLIN, from the coding sequence TTGATCACGCAGTGCCTACCCACAGCGGCAGCGACCCGATCGCTGGGTGAAAGCCTGGGACGATCGCTCCCGGCGGGAAGTGTGTTGTGTCTGCAAGGCGATTTAGGGAGCGGCAAAACAACGCTTGTACAGGGGCTAGGAATTGGCTTGGGAATTACCGAGGCGATCGATAGCCCTACATTTACATTGATTAACGAGTACGTGGGGGGACGGCTCCCCCTGTATCATTTTGATCTGTATCGCCTGGAGCCTGCGGACGTGGTCACATTAGCTCCTGAGATCTACTGGGAGGGGATTGAAACAGAACCGGGGATTGTGGCGATCGAATGGTCGGAACGTTTACCCTATCACCCTGACACCTATTTACACATTCATTTGCAGGCAGATGACGGTGCAGCCCAGGGTGACCCAGGTCGCATGGCAATCCTAACGCCGGTGGGTAGTTTTGTCTTACCACCGCTGATTAACTGA
- a CDS encoding 1-acyl-sn-glycerol-3-phosphate acyltransferase, giving the protein MPDFYPPRLNPFLVRGCQLISPIVGRGYYRLRLQVEPESLDRLRRLRQERVLLLPNHPTFHDWIAIFLLSARLSVPFYYLAAYERFQGWEGRFLQAVGAYSIRRGLGDRASFAYTVELLMRPCTRLVVFAEGGCSFQNDTVMPFREGAVQMAFQAMSRCAKQTGEIPNLYAIPLSLKYQYRGNMERVLDATLRRLEQQLQVPIAATPYDRLRQVAGKVLAGFEQDYGFDPVASEAMPWNDRIQRLKTEVLHHCEQELGISPPPHSSLRERVYRIQHTLETQANADEAVDLNRYEAIQQATYRLLNFNAIYDGYVAENPTPERFLDTLTRLEREVFKIDQPLPKGDRDVYIKLGKIINLRNYFSQYKAQKSQTISELTEHLRQAVQANLDR; this is encoded by the coding sequence ATGCCGGACTTCTATCCCCCCCGCTTGAATCCTTTTCTGGTTCGTGGGTGTCAACTGATTAGCCCGATCGTGGGGCGTGGCTATTACCGGTTGCGCTTGCAGGTAGAACCCGAAAGCTTAGATCGCCTGCGTCGGTTGCGACAGGAACGGGTTTTATTGTTACCGAATCATCCAACATTTCATGATTGGATTGCTATTTTTTTGCTGTCAGCGCGATTATCGGTGCCCTTTTACTATCTGGCAGCCTACGAACGCTTCCAGGGGTGGGAGGGCCGATTTTTACAAGCGGTGGGAGCCTATTCGATTCGGCGAGGCTTGGGCGATCGCGCCAGTTTTGCCTATACAGTCGAGCTGCTGATGCGACCCTGCACTCGGTTAGTGGTGTTTGCAGAAGGGGGGTGTTCGTTTCAAAACGATACAGTAATGCCCTTTCGCGAAGGGGCCGTACAGATGGCGTTTCAGGCAATGAGTCGCTGTGCCAAACAAACGGGGGAGATCCCTAATTTATATGCAATCCCCCTGAGTTTGAAGTATCAGTATCGCGGCAATATGGAACGGGTTCTGGACGCAACGCTGCGGCGTTTAGAACAACAGTTACAGGTCCCGATCGCGGCGACACCCTACGATCGTCTACGTCAAGTTGCGGGCAAAGTATTGGCGGGATTTGAACAGGACTATGGCTTTGATCCGGTAGCCTCAGAAGCGATGCCTTGGAACGATCGCATCCAGCGTTTAAAAACGGAAGTTCTACACCATTGTGAACAGGAATTGGGGATCAGTCCCCCACCCCACAGTTCTCTGCGTGAACGGGTCTATCGCATCCAGCATACCTTGGAAACCCAAGCGAATGCCGATGAAGCTGTGGATTTAAACCGCTATGAAGCCATTCAGCAGGCGACTTATCGCTTGCTCAATTTTAATGCGATTTATGATGGCTATGTGGCTGAGAATCCGACACCAGAGCGTTTTTTAGACACACTAACCCGTCTGGAACGTGAAGTTTTTAAGATTGATCAACCACTCCCTAAAGGCGATCGCGATGTTTATATTAAACTGGGCAAGATAATCAATTTACGGAATTATTTTTCCCAGTATAAAGCTCAGAAAAGTCAAACAATTAGTGAGTTAACCGAACACCTGCGACAGGCAGTACAGGCAAATCTCGATCGCTAG
- the aspS gene encoding aspartate--tRNA ligase: MRTYYCGQLRSTQVGETVTLYGWVDRRRDHGGVIFLDLRDRSGIAQIVANPDQPTAYAQADALRHEYVVRVTGQVRQRPAESLNPNLPTGEVEVYADTIDLLNPVCKQLPFQVSAAEAESVREELRLKYRYLDLRRSRMSRNLTLRHQVVQAIRRYLEDQEGFIEVETPILTRSTPEGARDYLVPSRVNPGEWFALPQSPQLFKQLLMVSGLDRYYQIARCFRDEDLRADRQPEFTQLDMEMSFLSQEEILQLNEGLICHIFKVIKGIDLPRPFPRLTYAEAMARFGTDRPDTRFGLELVDVSDLFKDSGFKVFSSAIASSGCVKVLPIPNGNDQVSNVRIKPGGDLFQEATIAGAKGLAYIRVRAQGEIDTIGAIKDNLSPEQKQALLERTQAEAGHLLLFGAGPTDIVNKTLDRLRQCLGQELGLIDPNQINLLWITDFPMFEWNPDEKRLEALHHPFTAPHPDDLADLKTARAQAYDLVLNGLEIGGGSLRIYQRSIQEQVFETIGLSLEEAYSKFGFLLEAFEYGTPPHGGIAYGLDRLVMLLAGEDSIRDVIAFPKTQQARCLLTDAPAPVERKQLQELQVASTYKPKVTAPATTSAPPPAV; the protein is encoded by the coding sequence ATGCGGACTTATTACTGTGGTCAACTCCGGAGTACCCAGGTCGGTGAAACCGTCACCCTCTATGGCTGGGTGGATCGTCGCCGCGACCACGGGGGCGTAATCTTTCTCGACCTGCGCGATCGCAGTGGGATAGCCCAGATCGTCGCCAATCCGGATCAACCCACGGCCTATGCCCAGGCAGATGCCCTCCGCCATGAGTATGTGGTCCGCGTCACTGGCCAAGTGCGGCAGCGGCCCGCCGAATCCCTCAACCCTAACCTGCCCACCGGTGAAGTCGAGGTCTATGCGGATACCATTGATCTGCTGAACCCAGTCTGCAAGCAACTGCCCTTCCAGGTGTCAGCGGCTGAAGCCGAAAGTGTGCGCGAAGAACTGCGGCTGAAATATCGCTATTTGGACCTGCGGCGCTCGCGCATGAGCCGCAACCTCACCCTGCGTCACCAAGTCGTGCAGGCTATCCGGCGCTATCTAGAGGATCAGGAGGGCTTTATCGAAGTTGAGACGCCGATTTTGACGCGATCGACGCCCGAAGGGGCACGTGACTACCTGGTCCCTAGTCGTGTGAATCCGGGGGAATGGTTCGCCCTGCCCCAATCGCCGCAACTGTTTAAGCAATTGCTGATGGTGTCGGGTCTGGATCGCTACTACCAAATCGCCCGCTGCTTCCGGGATGAGGACCTGCGCGCTGATCGCCAACCAGAATTTACCCAACTGGATATGGAAATGAGCTTCCTTTCCCAGGAAGAAATCCTCCAGTTAAATGAAGGGCTGATCTGCCACATTTTCAAAGTGATCAAGGGGATTGACCTGCCCCGTCCGTTCCCTCGGTTGACCTATGCCGAGGCGATGGCCCGCTTTGGTACCGATCGTCCCGATACCCGCTTTGGCCTAGAGTTGGTCGATGTCTCGGATCTATTCAAGGATTCCGGCTTTAAGGTCTTCTCCAGCGCGATCGCCAGCAGCGGCTGTGTGAAGGTATTACCCATCCCCAACGGGAATGACCAGGTTTCCAACGTGCGGATTAAACCCGGTGGTGACCTGTTCCAGGAGGCGACGATTGCCGGCGCCAAGGGGTTGGCCTATATTCGGGTGCGCGCGCAGGGCGAAATTGACACGATCGGGGCCATTAAAGATAACCTCAGTCCTGAACAAAAGCAGGCATTACTGGAGCGAACCCAGGCCGAGGCAGGACATTTGTTACTATTTGGAGCCGGTCCGACGGATATTGTTAACAAAACCCTTGACCGTTTGCGCCAGTGCCTCGGTCAAGAACTGGGCCTGATCGATCCCAACCAGATCAACCTGCTCTGGATTACCGACTTCCCCATGTTTGAGTGGAACCCGGATGAAAAGCGTCTGGAGGCCCTCCACCACCCCTTTACCGCCCCCCATCCGGATGATCTGGCGGATCTCAAAACCGCCCGTGCCCAAGCCTATGACCTGGTGCTGAACGGCCTGGAAATTGGCGGTGGTTCCCTGCGGATTTATCAGCGATCGATCCAGGAACAAGTATTCGAGACGATTGGTCTTTCGTTGGAGGAGGCGTATAGCAAATTTGGCTTCCTGTTAGAGGCGTTCGAGTATGGCACCCCGCCCCACGGGGGAATCGCCTACGGGTTGGATCGCCTGGTAATGCTCTTGGCGGGGGAAGATTCGATCCGGGATGTGATTGCCTTCCCGAAAACCCAGCAGGCCCGTTGCCTCCTCACCGACGCCCCCGCCCCCGTAGAGCGTAAACAACTACAGGAACTACAAGTCGCCTCAACCTACAAACCCAAAGTAACGGCCCCAGCCACAACCTCAGCACCCCCCCCAGCCGTTTGA
- the lepB gene encoding signal peptidase I, whose protein sequence is MSSNQPPEKPAAIMTPAPDKDNHLEPELQENPWVEGLKTIVVALLLAFGIRTFIAEARFIPSGSMEPTLQGSPNRWYADQILVDKVGYRFTQPQARDIIVFRPTDELKRQHFNDAFIKRIIGVPGDQVELRQGRVYRNGVPLSEPYIYPGAETTLATCQGSPSELNPLLQHPVRIPENHYLVLGDNRESSYDGRCWGLVPRDRIIGRAVFRFWPPTRMGGLN, encoded by the coding sequence ATGTCTTCCAATCAACCCCCCGAAAAACCTGCTGCGATCATGACACCTGCCCCCGACAAAGACAACCATTTGGAGCCAGAATTACAAGAGAATCCGTGGGTTGAGGGGTTGAAAACCATTGTTGTGGCCTTGCTGCTGGCCTTTGGGATTCGGACCTTTATCGCCGAGGCTCGGTTTATCCCCTCCGGATCGATGGAGCCGACCTTGCAGGGATCGCCCAACCGCTGGTATGCCGATCAAATTTTGGTCGATAAAGTCGGTTATCGGTTTACCCAGCCCCAAGCCAGGGATATTATCGTCTTTCGGCCAACGGATGAGTTGAAACGTCAGCACTTTAATGATGCGTTTATTAAACGAATTATTGGGGTACCAGGCGATCAGGTAGAACTGCGACAAGGGCGGGTTTATCGCAACGGTGTACCCCTGTCAGAACCCTATATCTATCCAGGGGCAGAAACAACCCTTGCCACCTGTCAAGGCAGTCCCTCGGAATTAAATCCGTTGCTGCAACATCCCGTCAGGATTCCGGAAAATCACTATCTGGTGTTAGGCGATAACCGCGAGAGTAGCTATGATGGCCGCTGTTGGGGACTGGTCCCGCGAGACCGCATTATTGGCCGAGCCGTATTCCGCTTTTGGCCCCCAACTCGGATGGGAGGGCTGAATTAG
- a CDS encoding cyclic nucleotide-binding domain-containing protein: MMDPAITVKIFQKQADFKHIPAGELIFSEGDVGTEMYGILEGEVDFLVDGKVVETIGVGDVFGEGALVHVEGTRGSTTIARTDCKLAVMNKHHFLFAVQETPEFALEIMRSYSNRLRRLRRML; encoded by the coding sequence ATGATGGACCCAGCAATTACTGTTAAAATTTTTCAGAAACAAGCCGATTTTAAACACATCCCAGCCGGTGAGCTGATTTTTTCCGAGGGGGATGTCGGAACGGAGATGTACGGCATTCTAGAGGGGGAAGTTGATTTTTTGGTTGACGGCAAGGTTGTTGAAACGATCGGGGTAGGGGATGTCTTTGGTGAAGGTGCCCTCGTCCATGTCGAAGGTACCCGTGGTTCTACGACGATCGCCCGCACTGACTGCAAACTGGCAGTGATGAACAAACATCACTTTCTGTTTGCGGTCCAGGAAACCCCAGAATTTGCTTTAGAAATCATGCGGAGTTACTCTAATCGCCTGCGGCGGTTGCGACGAATGCTGTGA
- the coaE gene encoding dephospho-CoA kinase (Dephospho-CoA kinase (CoaE) performs the final step in coenzyme A biosynthesis.), which yields MRKIPPIRLATEKAGQPWRLNPRQRRIGLTGGIATGKTTVAQWLADAQIPVLDADVYAREAVKPGTPIWARIVDRYGPTILQTDGHLDRQQLGDLVFQNPGERQWLEQQIHPYVHDRFLTALTTTHAAAPTLVLVIPLLFEAGLTHLVTEIWVVTCSPDQQQTRLMQRNHLSAEQALARIHSQMDLATKAAQADVVLDNTTTLAALWAQVQAAIARGG from the coding sequence ATGAGGAAAATCCCCCCGATTAGGTTGGCGACGGAGAAGGCCGGCCAGCCCTGGCGACTCAATCCCCGGCAGCGCCGCATTGGGTTGACGGGGGGAATCGCGACGGGGAAAACCACGGTTGCCCAGTGGCTGGCTGATGCCCAGATCCCAGTGTTGGATGCTGATGTCTATGCCCGTGAGGCCGTCAAGCCGGGTACGCCGATTTGGGCGCGGATTGTCGATCGCTATGGTCCTACCATCCTTCAGACGGATGGCCACCTTGATCGCCAGCAGTTAGGGGATCTGGTGTTCCAGAATCCGGGGGAACGCCAATGGCTTGAGCAACAAATCCATCCCTATGTGCACGATCGCTTCCTCACGGCTCTGACGACAACCCATGCGGCTGCCCCCACCCTGGTGTTGGTCATCCCGCTGCTGTTTGAAGCAGGACTCACACACTTGGTTACTGAAATCTGGGTCGTGACCTGTTCGCCAGATCAGCAGCAAACACGGCTGATGCAGCGCAACCACCTCAGTGCGGAACAGGCCCTAGCCCGGATACACAGTCAGATGGATCTGGCAACCAAGGCGGCGCAGGCCGATGTCGTTCTCGATAACACCACGACCCTGGCTGCCTTGTGGGCACAGGTTCAAGCAGCGATCGCGCGTGGGGGATAG
- a CDS encoding Npun_R2479 family HD domain-containing metalloprotein translates to MLFNSTELLIDDFVSKLRAGYHRTYGGWKPDYEDIIAWAGSMALENIANSDALYHNVEHTILVTLVGQEILRGKHIREGGVSCEDWLHYIISLVCHDIGYVKGVCRQDRNGLYATGQGDTMVSLTPGASDASLTPYHVDRAKLFVDERFGGHKLIDAEVIKRNIELTRFPVPKAEDHQETANYPGLVRAADLIGQLSDPRYLRKICALFYEFEETGVNKALGYKNPGDLRRNYPQFYWKGVYPYVKDGLNYLSLTQQGKQVIANLYSNVFVVEHEENPPD, encoded by the coding sequence ATGTTGTTTAACTCCACTGAACTTCTGATTGATGACTTTGTTAGCAAGCTCAGGGCTGGGTACCACCGCACCTACGGCGGCTGGAAACCTGACTACGAAGACATCATCGCTTGGGCTGGCTCAATGGCTCTGGAAAATATCGCCAACAGTGATGCCCTTTACCACAACGTTGAGCACACCATCCTGGTAACGCTGGTTGGTCAGGAAATCCTGCGTGGCAAGCATATTCGTGAGGGGGGGGTCTCCTGTGAGGATTGGCTGCACTACATCATTTCCCTGGTATGCCATGATATTGGCTATGTCAAGGGAGTCTGCCGTCAGGATAGGAACGGCCTCTATGCCACTGGCCAGGGCGATACAATGGTCTCGCTAACGCCAGGCGCCTCAGATGCGAGTTTGACCCCCTACCATGTCGATCGGGCCAAGTTATTTGTTGATGAGCGCTTCGGCGGCCATAAGCTGATTGATGCTGAGGTGATCAAGCGCAATATCGAACTGACCCGTTTCCCCGTGCCCAAGGCCGAGGATCACCAGGAAACGGCCAATTACCCCGGTTTGGTGCGGGCGGCAGATCTGATTGGGCAACTCAGCGATCCCCGGTATCTCCGCAAGATCTGCGCTTTGTTCTACGAATTTGAGGAAACGGGGGTTAATAAGGCGCTGGGTTATAAAAATCCGGGTGATTTGCGGCGTAATTATCCCCAGTTCTACTGGAAGGGCGTTTATCCCTATGTGAAGGATGGCCTGAATTACCTGTCTTTAACTCAGCAGGGTAAGCAGGTGATTGCCAACCTCTACTCCAATGTGTTTGTTGTGGAGCATGAGGAAAATCCCCCCGATTAG
- a CDS encoding HAD family hydrolase, which translates to MASVRCNGVVFADIQAIALDKDGTIADVAQFLRTLGHTRSRLLEAQVPGVQDPLLMAFGLQGSRVDAAGLLAVGTRRENEIAAAAYVAERGHSWYAAREITRAAFQAADQALPRKAEHTPPFPGMVDWLRSLTNAGIQLALVSADTTANVDDFVECYDLGSLFAIAQGADNLPAKPDPAPLLSVCQALDIAPAVTLVIGDAEGDAVMARAAGAAGTIGVTWGWSPPALLEQPDCVVAHWHAINVIVP; encoded by the coding sequence GTGGCCTCGGTTCGGTGTAACGGTGTTGTTTTTGCGGATATTCAGGCGATCGCGCTTGATAAGGATGGGACGATCGCGGATGTAGCCCAGTTTCTGCGGACGTTGGGCCACACGCGATCGCGCCTCCTTGAGGCCCAAGTTCCGGGGGTGCAGGATCCCCTATTGATGGCCTTTGGGTTACAGGGATCCCGTGTGGATGCGGCGGGGTTACTGGCTGTTGGGACGCGGCGCGAGAATGAGATTGCGGCGGCGGCCTATGTCGCCGAGAGGGGGCATAGTTGGTATGCTGCCCGTGAGATAACGCGAGCGGCTTTTCAAGCAGCGGATCAGGCTCTGCCTCGTAAAGCCGAGCATACCCCTCCCTTCCCCGGTATGGTCGATTGGTTGCGATCGCTGACCAATGCTGGCATTCAGCTTGCCCTGGTATCGGCAGACACAACGGCCAATGTTGATGATTTCGTGGAGTGTTATGATCTGGGTTCCTTGTTTGCGATCGCCCAAGGTGCGGATAACTTGCCGGCTAAGCCCGATCCGGCCCCGTTGTTATCCGTGTGTCAGGCTCTGGACATTGCCCCTGCGGTAACCCTGGTGATTGGGGATGCTGAGGGAGATGCGGTCATGGCTCGGGCGGCGGGTGCGGCGGGGACTATTGGGGTTACCTGGGGCTGGTCTCCTCCGGCGCTTTTGGAACAGCCTGACTGCGTGGTGGCCCACTGGCACGCGATTAACGTGATAGTGCCCTAG
- a CDS encoding 30S ribosomal protein S1, producing MVNQPLEKESVDIGFTHEDFAALLDKYDYHFSPGDIVAGTVFSLEPRGALIDIGAKTAAYIPIQEMSINRVDSPEEVLQSNETREFFILSDENEDGQLTLSIRRIEYMRAWERVRQLQQEDATVRSGVFATNRGGALVRIEGLRGFIPGSHISTRKPKEDLVGEELPLKFLEVDEERNRLVLSHRRALVERKMNRLEVGEVVVGTVRGIKPYGAFIDIGGVSGLLHISEISHDHIDTPHSVFNVNDEVKVMIIDLDAERGRISLSTKQLEPEPGDMVRNPQLVYEKAEEMAERYREQMRAKQEGLTATVAPAAPEAVGAEDLSDVEIPTAAEPEVVAAGEV from the coding sequence ATGGTCAATCAGCCGTTAGAAAAAGAGAGTGTAGATATTGGGTTTACCCACGAAGATTTTGCCGCCCTACTGGACAAGTACGATTACCACTTTAGTCCTGGCGATATCGTCGCAGGGACGGTTTTCAGCCTGGAGCCACGGGGGGCACTGATTGACATTGGTGCGAAGACAGCGGCCTATATCCCCATCCAGGAAATGTCGATTAACCGGGTGGATAGTCCAGAAGAGGTCTTGCAGTCGAACGAGACGCGTGAGTTCTTTATCCTCAGCGATGAAAATGAGGATGGGCAACTCACCCTCTCGATTCGGCGGATCGAGTATATGCGGGCCTGGGAACGGGTACGTCAACTCCAGCAGGAGGATGCCACTGTGCGATCGGGGGTCTTTGCCACCAATCGGGGCGGTGCACTGGTGCGGATTGAGGGGTTGCGGGGCTTTATCCCTGGCTCCCACATCAGCACGCGTAAGCCCAAGGAAGATCTGGTGGGTGAAGAGTTGCCCCTGAAGTTCCTGGAAGTGGACGAAGAACGCAATCGTCTGGTGTTGAGCCATCGCCGTGCCCTGGTGGAACGCAAGATGAATCGCCTGGAAGTGGGCGAAGTGGTGGTGGGCACCGTCCGCGGGATCAAACCCTACGGGGCCTTCATCGACATTGGCGGTGTCAGTGGCTTGCTGCACATTTCCGAAATTTCCCACGACCATATCGACACCCCCCACAGTGTGTTCAACGTCAATGACGAAGTGAAGGTGATGATCATTGACCTGGATGCGGAGCGGGGTCGGATTTCTCTGTCGACTAAGCAGTTGGAGCCGGAACCGGGTGATATGGTCAGGAACCCGCAATTGGTTTATGAGAAGGCGGAGGAAATGGCCGAGCGCTATCGTGAACAAATGCGGGCCAAGCAAGAAGGGTTGACGGCGACTGTTGCGCCAGCGGCACCGGAAGCCGTAGGGGCTGAGGATCTATCGGATGTCGAGATCCCGACGGCTGCTGAACCGGAAGTGGTTGCTGCGGGTGAGGTATAG
- the nrdR gene encoding transcriptional regulator NrdR: MQCPFCQHTDSRVLESRSAEAGQSVRRRRECLSCRRRFTTYERIEFVQITVIKRDGQRESFDRSKLLRGIIRACEKTGVSLEQQEALVDEIEAELQQRAVREVTSAEIGELVLARLQPLSEVAYIRFASVYRQFRGIRDFIDTLDRLRQQRAAIAAEISDDDGDVIVGASEEMPYPPEVQSHHSLLSASTPTASETPTSGRSGHPLVSTPSS; this comes from the coding sequence ATGCAATGTCCGTTTTGTCAGCATACCGATAGCCGGGTTCTTGAATCGCGATCGGCAGAGGCCGGACAGAGCGTGCGGCGGCGGCGGGAGTGTTTATCCTGTCGGCGGCGGTTTACTACCTATGAACGGATTGAATTTGTTCAGATTACGGTGATCAAACGGGATGGACAGCGCGAGTCCTTCGATCGCTCCAAACTGCTGCGGGGTATCATCCGGGCCTGTGAAAAAACGGGCGTCAGTCTGGAACAACAGGAAGCCCTAGTCGATGAAATTGAAGCCGAACTGCAACAGCGGGCGGTGCGGGAAGTCACGAGCGCCGAGATTGGTGAGCTAGTGCTGGCGCGTCTGCAACCCTTGAGTGAAGTGGCCTATATTCGCTTTGCTTCGGTTTACCGCCAGTTTCGGGGGATTCGGGATTTTATCGATACCCTCGATCGTCTACGTCAACAGCGGGCTGCGATCGCGGCAGAAATTTCGGACGACGACGGCGATGTGATTGTAGGGGCCAGTGAGGAGATGCCCTACCCCCCGGAAGTCCAATCCCATCACTCCCTGTTATCAGCCTCAACGCCTACGGCCTCGGAGACACCAACGTCTGGCCGGTCTGGTCATCCGTTGGTCTCCACCCCTAGCAGTTAG
- a CDS encoding photosystem II reaction center protein T encodes MESVIYIFVLTGAIAVLFFAVAFREPPRIGK; translated from the coding sequence ATGGAAAGCGTGATTTATATCTTCGTCTTAACGGGGGCCATTGCGGTTCTCTTTTTCGCCGTCGCCTTCCGGGAACCGCCTCGGATTGGGAAGTAA